The segment GAAGCTGTTCTTGGAACTTCTGAAGAACAAACAGCAGTTACTGCCGGAAGCTTGCAAAGCTCATGGATGGAAAATGGGAGACGTTATTCCCATTACAAAACCGATGCTCCTATCAGGCATAACTACGAGATTTTTTCTGCAGTTTATGAGGTGCATAAAGCAAAATGCAAGGACGTTGAAATAAATATATATCATCATCCCGACCATACAAAAAACCTGGAAAGAATGGCGAAGGGAATGGTTGCTTCCCTGGATTACTTCAGTAAAAACTTTAGCCCCTACCCTCACCGTCAAATGAATCTTGTTGAATATCCTGCAAGCGGGGTTGGGTTAAACGGAAATCCCGTAACCATGTCTTATTCTGAAGGATTTTCATTTTTCAATGTAGAAAAGGAGGTACGAAATATAGATTTTCCCTTTGCAGTCATTGCACACGAGGTAGCACATCAATGGTGGGGAGGTGAATTAAGGCTTAGCCTATGTTGAAGGTTCTGCCCTCCTTACGGAAAGTCTTGCCTGGTACAGTTCGATGGTTTTGGTTGAAGACACTTTTGGCAAAGAACACCTGGAACGGCTTATGCGGGTGCTTAGGCAGGAATATCTTACCCCCCGATCTGTTGCAGATGTGCCCTTGTTGAAATCGACAGATAAATTTAGTGGTTACAGAAGGGGACCTTTTGCTATGTATGCTTTAAAAGAGTATGTAGGTGCTGAAAAGGTAAATCTTGCACTAAAGCGGCTGCTGGAAAAGTTCGATTCCGGGCAGCCCCCACTACCCACCTCTCTTGATCTATATGCAGAGCTAAAAACTGTTACTCCAGACTCCCTTCAGTATTTGCTGAAGGATCTTTTTGAACAAAATATTTTTTGGAAATTAAAAGCTGAAAAAATAATTGCCACTCCTACAGAAGAGGGGAAATGGAATATAAAATTTGAGGTAACTACGAAAAAAGAGGCCATTGATAAAGAAGGAAATGTTACTGAATATCCTATGAACGATTTTGTGGAAATAGCGGTTTATGCTAATTCACCTGAAGGTGAGCTTGGAGAATTGCTGTACCTGAAAAAACACCTTAAGTCGGGAGAACAGACTATTAAAATCACGGTTTCTAAAGAACCGGACCTGGCCGGAATTGACCCAAATAGACTTTTAATTGATAAAGATATATATGATAATTTTATTCAGATAATCGGGAATATTAAGTAAGACTCCTATAAAGAAATAGTTGTCTACCCCATCTTTTCTGCATTTCGTCACATTAAATTCCCATTAACCAAGATTTTAAATAATCTTGTCCTCTAAACAAATAAATCTTCATCAAAATGAAAAACCATCAATTAAAACCGGACAGTATGCATCTCTATTTTTTCCTTCGGAAGCATTTAAAATTAAATTGCCAGCTTCCATAAATTGAACAATCCAGAAACAGGTACTTGGTTTTTATCAATTTCAATATCAGATAATTGTTAAAAATCATCGGGGGAACCTATTTCTCATAATTTTTTTCAAAAAAATTCTGGTTAAGTGTAACATTTCATTTTCACAATCGTCTATTAAATAAGGAGGTTCATCACATCTTTCCCCTCGTTCATCACTTAAGATTTTGGATTCTCTCATTGTTGTATTGTATTGGTAAACGAAAGTGATTTTAGGGAAAAAGCATCCTGAAATAAACAGGATCGTTTCCGTACACCTGGTGTATCAAAAGCGGACATTGTAAAGAACATTTTCTTTGTAAATGTAAGATAATCAGAAACTTAGTTTTTTGGCACTATTGTGATAGTAAATTGGAAGTGTTATATACACTTCCCGAAAAATAAATGATCAACAACCATAACCGTATTAATTAACCTTAAGTATTTTAACCATGAAAGAATTAAAAGTCATTTTGCTTGTATTCGCCATAGGTTTTGGCAGCACAGTACCCGCAACCACAAAATTTCAAAACCCTTATTACCCCAACACAATAAAAGGGGGACTCCAAACTACTAAAAATAATGAATCAGCTAAAATTGCCGGACTTGGTGTGGAAGGCGATTACGAATATTATCTCCAATATGTCAAATATAAACTTGACTACAAAAAAAATCAAGGCGAGCATGATGCTAAAAAAGCCATACTTTCTCCGTCTTGTGTGTTAGCAGATACCCTCGAAATTTCCTGTTAATAAAATTTGAAGTTCTAATCTAATGGCCTGCCTTTTCTTTACAAGGAAAGGGCAGGCTGTTATTTTTAAGCCATATTAGAACTGACTTTTAACCATTCTACAGGGAAGGAACTTATTTTTATACCCTGCTATTTTTAATACCCTAATTATTCTTTATTTCTGGAAATGGATTTATTGGAAAACGTCTTCAAAAACATTATATAATTATCGGGAATTATTTCTGTCCCCTTAAAAATCTATTAAAAGCTTTAAATTAAACTTATTCATATTTATTCTGGTATACCTGGAGATGCACAGGAGCAATCAGAATAGAGAATAAAATTTTACTTTTTACAACCTGAAATTTTATCCTGGACTACTCTTTAAAGAAAAAACCGCCTAAAATAATTTAGACGGTTCTTCAAACAACTGTTTTAGAATTTTTTAGTGTTCATCTTCAAGAAAACCAGTTCTTCGATATCCTGCCAAGGTATAAACAGTACCAGGATCATCAGAAAACTCAACGTTCATATGAATACTATCAGTAATATTACCTCCAGAAGTAGTGGCAGCGTCAAGAAGAACTTTGCCATTGGTAATATCAACTACCTAGTGAAACTATTTCTCCCTCGCTGTCCTCATATGAATACAGGTTTTCTAAATCTGTCCCACTAAAGGTTAAAGATTGCACGTTTACGGGAGTTACAACTTTCATTGGCCATAACTCGTGATCATCGACCCACATCTCCTGTTCATCAGAAGCAGTATTATAGGTAGAGATAAGGTTATAACCCAATCCATAGATATCCTCCCCATCAACTAATAACATTACATACCAATCTCCTGCCAGGTCAACCACTTCTGTTGCTCCGGGATCAGGATCTCCACCTGTATCGCAGGACACCAGGGAAAAACTTATAAACATTATTATAAGAGACTTTAATATATTCTTTCTTTTCATTTTGAAATTTTAAAGATTAAAATTGAACTTGCTCGAGGTGAACTTCAAAGACATAGCCAAAGGTTGCCCAGTTTGTGGTTATGTCAATAGTTTTAGCCTGTGGATTTGTTGTAATTGCTGTAATTTTGGCTTCACCACCAAATGCTCCTACTGGAACCGTACTGCTTGATGTAAAACTATTTGGCCCATTTTTGGTGATAGTGGCCCCTTGTGCAGCATATCCAATTCCATAGTTGGTACCATACATATACCAACCTCCTATTGCATCTGAAATACCGTAAACTCCTGGTTCTTTTTCCCAAATAAGAACATATTCTATTCCCTGTTGATTGGGATTGGTAGCTCCATTTCTCACTATTGAGGATCTATAGAGGCCAGAAATATCGTCTACTAAATCTCCATTTTCAGCTACAATAATTGTTCTGCTTACGGTTGCTTCAAAACCATCCTGATTAATTGCTGAATAGCTTACCGTATAAAAGTCGGAAATATCTGTATCAAAATTCTGACCTCTGAACCAACCCTGGGAGATGTTAGTAGAAACCTCTACAGGTTCACCCGCTTCCTCTGCTGTCGCTCCCGGTTCCACATACTCCTCCCCCTTATGTAAGAGAATTTCATCAGATCCTGTTAGATCGAAAACAGCAAAGTTTGTTACTTCCGAAATCTCTGCTGTACTTTCTGCTTCACATCCTGTGAGAAGAAATCCACAACAGGCTAAATAACTTAGATATCTAAATGTATTTTTCATATTCTTCATCTTTTGATCATTTTTATTCGGCCCACCATACCGGAACGGTAATAGCTACAAGGCTTGGGGCATTATTATTACGGGAACGTACATTACTTGGAAATAACAATCTTTGCGGAAAGTTTCCTCCTGTAGTTCCATTAATTGAGTAGCTGAAAGTTCCCGGGATGTATGAAATTGAACTTTGCGGAACATCTGATATTTGGGGATATCCGGTTCTTAGATGATCAAAAAATGCATCATAACCATTCCCCGGAAATTCTGAAACCCATTTTTGCATAATAATAGCTTTTAATTTATCTTCTTCATCTCCATAGTAGGAAAAGCGTAAGCGCCTCCCGGGGCAACAAATGCTGCTCCATCCAACCCATATTTACTAAAATTTTCAATGACCCCTTCATTATAAAGTTCCTGAGCTAGAGCTTCAGAGCCATATTTTAACTGAGCCTCCGCCTGCATAAAAAGACTTTCTTCCCTACTAATCAAATAAGCGGGAGTTTGGGGATCCAACTCAACTACTGCTATACTATTTGGTTCTACATCTGTATTATTAAAGTCCCCCTGGTCCAGAGATATCCCATTTGTATAATATTCCTCTAACCTTGGATCTTCATTAGTCTCTAAAAACGAGTATAAAGTAGTACTGGCTCTAAGATTTGTAGGGGTATTTAACTGGCGAATATTACTTTCATATAAGGGATTACTTTTATTTGGCGCATCTTCAAATTGATCCATTCCAGCATCAACGTTTAAAAATTCCGCACCAGAATTTAAAAGATTTGTAATACCCGCTGCAGTCACATCTGGCCTTGCGTTTTCCTGTCTCAGATAAATTTTTAGTTTAAGAGTATTGGCAAATGCTACCCAATTATCCATATTCCCTCCAAAAATTAGATCGTCTGCGCCGGGAGCCTCTCCCTGCGATTCATTGAGATCTTTTTCCAAAGCTTCATTAAGATTTGTAATAATTTGATCATAAACTTCTTCTCCACTATCAAACTGTGGTTGTAGAATTTCGGGATTAGTTGCTTCCATAAACGGCACCTGATCAAAAAAATCAACCATGATCTGTGCATTATAAGCTTCCAAAACCGTTGCCATCAAATAATAATTCCAATTTTCCTGTTCCAGGGCAATTCTCTTAACATTCCTTGTATC is part of the Antarcticibacterium sp. 1MA-6-2 genome and harbors:
- a CDS encoding BT_2262 family domain-containing protein — protein: MKNTFRYLSYLACCGFLLTGCEAESTAEISEVTNFAVFDLTGSDEILLHKGEEYVEPGATAEEAGEPVEVSTNISQGWFRGQNFDTDISDFYTVSYSAINQDGFEATVSRTIIVAENGDLVDDISGLYRSSIVRNGATNPNQQGIEYVLIWEKEPGVYGISDAIGGWYMYGTNYGIGYAAQGATITKNGPNSFTSSSTVPVGAFGGEAKITAITTNPQAKTIDITTNWATFGYVFEVHLEQVQF
- a CDS encoding lipid-binding protein — encoded protein: MTNGKVLLDAATTSGGNITDSIHMNVEFSDDPGTVYTLAGYRRTGFLEDEH
- a CDS encoding lipid-binding protein, which gives rise to MKRKNILKSLIIMFISFSLVSCDTGGDPDPGATEVVDLAGDWYVMLLVDGEDIYGLGYNLISTYNTASDEQEMWVDDHELWPMKVVTPVNVQSLTFSGTDLENLYSYEDSEGEIVSLGS
- a CDS encoding SusD/RagB family nutrient-binding outer membrane lipoprotein, giving the protein MKKILGNISCLLILFLGVTGCEDQLDINRNPDSLSQGGVALATEFPAAVTGVIGATGSYAAIVGGFWSQYWTQSPSSNQYKEIDDYSILSNSGVINGFWQNMYDALGDTRNVKRIALEQENWNYYLMATVLEAYNAQIMVDFFDQVPFMEATNPEILQPQFDSGEEVYDQIITNLNEALEKDLNESQGEAPGADDLIFGGNMDNWVAFANTLKLKIYLRQENARPDVTAAGITNLLNSGAEFLNVDAGMDQFEDAPNKSNPLYESNIRQLNTPTNLRASTTLYSFLETNEDPRLEEYYTNGISLDQGDFNNTDVEPNSIAVVELDPQTPAYLISREESLFMQAEAQLKYGSEALAQELYNEGVIENFSKYGLDGAAFVAPGGAYAFPTMEMKKIN
- a CDS encoding SusD/RagB family nutrient-binding outer membrane lipoprotein gives rise to the protein MQKWVSEFPGNGYDAFFDHLRTGYPQISDVPQSSISYIPGTFSYSINGTTGGNFPQRLLFPSNVRSRNNNAPSLVAITVPVWWAE